In Bacillus cereus ATCC 14579, a single window of DNA contains:
- a CDS encoding spore coat protein yields MCECEVCRRKKNRDPLNREFEPKKRVPEPKKEDCEPKKEDCELKKEDCDPKKEDCESLNDYSFSKNANFLEEAIQTDEIDQISEEYIEIVDSADVQVTTTDTKAALSIQAALQAAIVVVVSISIADSEKADKITQELFQKSAIKQINRQKTFIKNSRNVTVTTTDTDIAVNIQILLQILLALLVKLNIL; encoded by the coding sequence ATGTGTGAATGTGAAGTTTGTAGACGAAAGAAAAATCGGGATCCATTAAACCGGGAGTTTGAGCCGAAAAAACGAGTTCCTGAGCCAAAAAAAGAGGATTGTGAGCCAAAAAAAGAGGATTGTGAGCTAAAAAAAGAGGATTGCGATCCGAAAAAAGAAGATTGCGAATCATTAAATGATTATTCGTTTAGTAAAAATGCAAATTTTTTAGAGGAAGCTATACAAACAGATGAAATCGATCAAATTTCTGAGGAATATATTGAAATAGTTGATTCAGCAGATGTACAAGTTACTACTACAGATACAAAAGCTGCGCTATCTATCCAAGCGGCATTACAAGCAGCTATCGTAGTTGTAGTAAGTATTTCTATAGCAGATAGTGAAAAGGCAGATAAAATAACACAAGAATTATTTCAAAAATCAGCTATTAAACAAATTAATAGACAAAAAACATTTATTAAAAATTCTAGAAACGTAACCGTAACAACTACTGATACAGATATTGCAGTGAATATTCAAATTCTCCTTCAAATTTTATTAGCTTTATTAGTTAAACTAAACATTTTATAA
- a CDS encoding MDR family MFS transporter yields MVEKNNKLGFVVVGLLLGILMASMDNTIVVTAMGTIVGDLGGLENFVWVVSAYMVAEMAGMPIFGKLSDMYGRKRFFIFGLIVFMIGSALCGTAENITQLGIYRAIQGIGGGALVPIAFTIVFDIFPPEKRGKMGGLFGAVFGLSSIFGPLLGAYITDYISWHWVFYINLPLGILALIFITFFYKESRVHRKQKIDWFGAITLVGAVVSLMFALELGGQKYDWDSSFILSLFGGFAILIIAFIFIERKVEEPIISFEMFKQRLFGMSTIIALCYGAAFMSATVYIPLFIQGVYGGTATNSGLLLLPMMLGSVVTAQLGGFLTTKLSYRNIMIISAVIMLIGLFLLSTLTPETSRVLLTVYMIIIGFGVGFSFSVLSMAAIHNFGMEQRGSATSTSNFIRSLGMTLGITIFGMIQRTGFQDQLEEAFKGMSGGMNTNALGDSRAILSESARSQIPPQILDKIIDALSSSIVQTFMWALVPAGLAFIFIFFMGNERMVIKKQQTNKKSETSKA; encoded by the coding sequence ATGGTTGAGAAGAATAATAAGCTCGGCTTTGTTGTGGTGGGCTTATTGCTAGGTATTTTAATGGCATCGATGGATAATACCATTGTCGTAACGGCGATGGGAACAATCGTTGGTGACTTAGGAGGCCTCGAAAACTTTGTATGGGTCGTTTCTGCCTATATGGTCGCAGAAATGGCAGGCATGCCGATTTTCGGTAAGCTATCAGATATGTATGGTAGAAAGAGATTCTTTATTTTCGGTTTAATTGTCTTTATGATTGGTTCGGCACTTTGTGGTACTGCTGAAAATATTACACAGTTAGGTATTTATCGTGCCATTCAAGGTATTGGCGGCGGGGCATTAGTGCCAATCGCGTTTACTATCGTTTTTGATATTTTCCCACCTGAAAAACGCGGGAAAATGGGTGGTTTATTCGGAGCGGTATTTGGATTATCTAGTATTTTCGGGCCATTACTTGGCGCATATATTACCGACTACATTAGCTGGCACTGGGTATTTTATATTAACTTACCACTTGGCATTTTAGCACTTATTTTTATTACATTCTTTTATAAAGAATCACGCGTTCATAGGAAGCAAAAGATTGATTGGTTTGGTGCAATTACTTTAGTTGGTGCAGTAGTTTCTTTAATGTTTGCGCTTGAACTAGGCGGACAAAAATATGATTGGGATTCTAGCTTTATTTTAAGCTTATTTGGTGGATTCGCTATTTTAATCATCGCATTCATTTTTATTGAACGAAAAGTAGAAGAACCAATTATTTCATTTGAGATGTTTAAGCAGCGCTTATTCGGAATGAGTACAATTATTGCTTTATGTTACGGTGCTGCATTTATGTCAGCAACTGTGTACATTCCGTTATTTATTCAAGGTGTATACGGTGGTACCGCAACAAACTCAGGATTATTACTTTTACCGATGATGTTAGGATCAGTCGTAACAGCGCAGTTAGGCGGATTTTTAACAACTAAACTTAGCTACCGAAACATTATGATTATTTCTGCGGTTATTATGCTAATTGGACTATTCTTATTAAGCACGTTAACACCAGAAACAAGTCGTGTATTATTAACAGTTTATATGATTATTATCGGATTTGGAGTCGGTTTCTCATTCTCTGTACTAAGTATGGCAGCTATTCACAACTTCGGTATGGAACAGCGCGGGTCTGCGACTTCAACGAGTAACTTCATTCGTTCGTTAGGAATGACACTAGGCATTACAATCTTCGGAATGATCCAAAGAACAGGTTTCCAAGATCAATTAGAAGAAGCATTTAAAGGGATGAGCGGGGGAATGAATACAAACGCTTTAGGGGATTCAAGAGCTATTCTATCAGAATCGGCAAGATCTCAAATCCCTCCGCAAATATTAGATAAGATTATTGACGCTCTTTCTAGTTCAATTGTTCAAACATTCATGTGGGCATTGGTACCAGCTGGATTAGCATTCATATTTATTTTCTTTATGGGAAATGAGCGCATGGTAATTAAGAAACAACAAACGAATAAAAAGAGTGAAACATCAAAAGCGTAA
- a CDS encoding GNAT family N-acetyltransferase, whose product MSIQLATSNDLKWINSQYDSIGFVRSDLKRDKVAIITYNNEYAGVGRLVQIDEDTLEMGGIFILPQFRGLQLAGELVSFLVETAKKSQIQNVYCLPFEELENFYKKYGYTEVDTTTEAVHPIILKKYNWCLENYDKHVLLFKL is encoded by the coding sequence ATGAGTATTCAATTGGCCACATCTAACGATTTAAAATGGATTAATAGTCAATATGACTCAATAGGATTTGTACGAAGTGATTTAAAGAGAGATAAAGTTGCAATTATTACATATAACAACGAGTATGCAGGTGTTGGCCGATTAGTCCAAATAGATGAAGATACTTTAGAAATGGGCGGGATTTTTATTCTGCCTCAATTTAGAGGGCTTCAATTAGCTGGTGAGCTTGTTTCATTTTTAGTAGAAACTGCGAAAAAATCACAAATACAAAATGTATATTGTCTTCCTTTTGAGGAATTAGAAAACTTTTATAAGAAATATGGATATACTGAAGTCGATACTACGACAGAAGCAGTCCATCCAATTATTCTAAAAAAATATAATTGGTGTTTGGAGAACTACGATAAACACGTTCTACTATTTAAATTGTAA
- a CDS encoding GNAT family N-acetyltransferase — protein sequence MIYEANIHTRKKLVSMFEDFNNVVLLSYLQGHMGTAWVNDLENPKVAQVTVGIFTFYAGDPNTKETEELLRNIPERILVIVNSEEWKQRLETFHERKIDKFLRYKFKRNPEVFNRSKLKSFISALPKEYELRRIDEHIANSPTLHKISEDFTSQFHSVEDYINRGIGYSILYNGEVVCGASSYSIYNDGIEIEVATDHNHRREGLATVVSAALILDCLENGKYPNWDAANTTSAKLAEKLGYEFDKAYDTYFVDNR from the coding sequence ATGATATATGAAGCGAATATACATACAAGAAAAAAACTAGTTTCTATGTTTGAGGATTTCAATAACGTTGTTTTACTTTCTTATTTACAAGGGCATATGGGTACTGCTTGGGTAAATGATCTTGAAAATCCAAAAGTAGCACAAGTTACGGTAGGGATTTTTACATTTTACGCTGGAGACCCAAATACGAAAGAAACAGAAGAGTTATTACGTAATATTCCAGAAAGAATTTTAGTTATCGTGAATAGTGAAGAGTGGAAACAACGCTTAGAAACATTCCATGAAAGAAAAATAGATAAGTTTTTACGTTATAAATTCAAACGAAATCCAGAAGTTTTTAATCGTTCAAAATTAAAATCTTTTATATCAGCACTTCCAAAAGAATATGAGTTAAGAAGAATAGACGAGCATATCGCAAATAGCCCTACATTACATAAGATATCTGAAGATTTCACAAGTCAATTTCATTCGGTAGAAGATTATATAAACCGTGGTATAGGTTATAGCATTTTATATAACGGAGAAGTTGTATGCGGTGCATCCTCGTATAGTATTTATAATGATGGGATTGAAATTGAAGTTGCGACTGATCACAATCATAGAAGAGAGGGCTTGGCAACTGTAGTAAGTGCAGCTCTTATATTGGATTGCTTAGAAAATGGAAAGTATCCAAACTGGGACGCAGCGAATACTACATCTGCTAAACTAGCAGAAAAGTTAGGATATGAATTTGATAAGGCATATGATACTTATTTTGTGGATAATAGATGA
- a CDS encoding spore coat protein W yields the protein MDDLNKFSSFKFDKDQKNIIIDLLLSDIFNRHGINEEKLKNLSPEKKQQIKSIVSEIQSQVNNYLD from the coding sequence ATGGATGATTTAAACAAATTTTCTTCCTTTAAGTTTGATAAGGATCAAAAGAATATAATTATAGACCTTTTACTCTCAGATATTTTTAATAGGCATGGGATAAATGAAGAAAAATTAAAAAATTTATCACCAGAAAAAAAGCAGCAAATTAAAAGTATTGTTTCTGAAATACAATCACAAGTTAATAATTATTTAGATTGA
- a CDS encoding DegV family protein has protein sequence MGVKIITDSAADLPVELLQAYDIDLIPLRVYDEAETEYLDGVTLESVTLLQKMREGAVYRTSLPSLETFQEKFVSYAKEGNPCIYLAFSSELSGTYQSSVVIKEEVKETYANLDLEIIDTKCASLGQGLVVLEAAKMAKDGASKEDILKRVDFLMSHMEHIFTVADLQYLVRGGRLSKVAGFIGGLLNIKPILNVEEGKLVPLEKVRGKKKVLSRIVDIMEERGKDLKGQTIGMTHGDDLETAEALKSLITERFGCEVFIVNTIGAAIGAHTGPGVITLFFLNEVE, from the coding sequence ATGGGTGTTAAAATCATTACGGATAGTGCGGCGGATTTACCAGTAGAATTGCTGCAAGCATATGATATTGATTTAATTCCACTCCGTGTATATGATGAAGCAGAAACAGAGTATTTAGATGGAGTAACATTAGAGTCAGTTACATTATTGCAAAAAATGAGAGAAGGCGCTGTTTATAGAACGTCATTGCCTTCACTTGAAACGTTCCAAGAAAAATTTGTTTCTTATGCAAAAGAAGGTAATCCTTGTATATATTTAGCTTTTTCATCTGAACTGTCTGGTACATATCAATCATCAGTTGTCATTAAAGAGGAAGTAAAAGAAACATATGCTAACTTAGATTTAGAAATTATTGATACGAAATGTGCTTCGCTTGGTCAAGGTCTTGTCGTTTTAGAAGCTGCTAAAATGGCAAAAGACGGCGCATCAAAAGAAGATATTTTAAAGCGTGTTGATTTTCTAATGAGCCATATGGAACATATCTTCACTGTAGCTGACTTACAGTACTTAGTGAGAGGTGGACGTTTAAGTAAAGTCGCAGGATTTATCGGTGGTTTACTAAACATTAAACCGATCTTAAACGTGGAAGAAGGAAAACTTGTACCACTTGAAAAGGTACGAGGGAAAAAGAAAGTATTAAGCCGTATTGTTGATATTATGGAAGAACGTGGTAAAGACCTTAAAGGTCAAACAATCGGTATGACTCACGGTGACGATTTAGAAACAGCGGAAGCATTAAAATCATTAATTACGGAAAGATTTGGCTGTGAAGTATTTATCGTAAATACAATTGGTGCAGCAATCGGTGCACATACAGGACCTGGCGTTATAACGTTATTTTTCTTAAATGAAGTAGAGTAA
- a CDS encoding SgrR family transcriptional regulator, whose product MFILDQYIELWIAYGKGKKEGERLEVTVQNISRTLFCTERNSKLIIKKLDELNWIKWFPGRGRGNRSKLIFQKHPMSLILDRGKEITKKGDVKSGSIFVERYSSHFPSVKGEYHSWVDSIFGHKVEMTSEGRRDVLRLQVQMNLDITLDPVYATMRSECHMVKHIFDTLVYVDGNTNIIEPRLAFHWEYNDAEKIWTFYLRKGVHFHNGKQLTAHDVIYSLNRFMKLENNAHAWMLQHVENIRSVDDYVFEIQLHTENRMFLHMLSAEQCSIVNEDEAGGLIGTGPFQLYKSNENLFILEGHPLYFRERPFLDRIELWNVEQGVSTYDVLVKAQYKDKEKHNKELSRLESNVTYITCNLTKEGPMQDALFRKALYQIIHGYTIVQELGGERGEVAKKLILANESIVDIDEDIESLIKRSTYHSEVLQLYTFTGRDHVEDAQWIQKECAKYGIRVENNFLEIEELLEVSTIQKADMMHDSATISERIEDSLLYMFLTKNSFIHGQSSMDFHEKLSPYFRQEELEKRVTLLRDIEDTLLRQIHIIPLYRNKQEVSTHEKVQNIMINSQGWIDFYNIWFKS is encoded by the coding sequence ATGTTTATTTTAGATCAATACATTGAACTATGGATTGCTTATGGAAAAGGGAAAAAAGAGGGAGAACGATTGGAAGTAACAGTGCAAAATATATCTAGAACACTATTTTGTACAGAGCGTAATAGTAAATTAATTATAAAAAAATTAGATGAGTTAAATTGGATTAAGTGGTTTCCAGGTCGCGGCAGAGGAAATCGTTCTAAGTTAATATTTCAAAAGCACCCGATGTCTTTAATTTTAGATAGAGGAAAAGAAATAACGAAAAAAGGGGATGTGAAAAGCGGAAGCATATTTGTGGAACGCTATAGCTCACATTTTCCATCGGTAAAGGGAGAATATCACTCCTGGGTGGATTCAATATTTGGTCATAAGGTTGAAATGACATCTGAAGGGAGAAGAGATGTACTCCGGTTGCAAGTACAAATGAATTTAGATATCACATTAGATCCTGTATACGCTACAATGCGTTCGGAATGCCATATGGTAAAACATATATTCGACACACTCGTGTATGTAGACGGTAATACAAACATTATAGAGCCAAGACTTGCATTTCACTGGGAATATAATGACGCTGAAAAAATATGGACGTTTTACTTACGAAAAGGAGTTCACTTTCATAATGGAAAACAACTTACTGCACATGATGTTATATACTCGTTGAATCGATTTATGAAGCTGGAAAATAATGCACACGCATGGATGTTACAACACGTTGAAAATATCCGTTCAGTGGATGACTACGTTTTCGAAATTCAATTACATACGGAAAATCGAATGTTTTTACATATGCTAAGTGCAGAACAGTGTTCTATCGTGAATGAAGATGAAGCAGGAGGGTTAATTGGAACAGGGCCTTTTCAATTATATAAAAGTAATGAAAATCTGTTCATTTTAGAAGGACATCCTTTATATTTTCGTGAAAGACCTTTTTTAGATCGTATTGAGTTGTGGAATGTAGAACAAGGTGTAAGTACATACGATGTTTTAGTAAAGGCGCAGTATAAAGATAAAGAAAAACATAATAAAGAATTGTCCCGGCTTGAGTCGAACGTGACATATATAACATGTAATCTTACGAAAGAAGGACCAATGCAAGATGCGTTATTTCGGAAAGCGTTATATCAAATCATTCATGGTTATACAATCGTTCAAGAACTCGGCGGAGAACGTGGAGAAGTGGCAAAGAAACTAATATTAGCAAATGAAAGCATAGTAGATATTGACGAAGATATCGAAAGTTTAATTAAAAGGAGTACTTATCATAGTGAAGTGCTACAACTCTACACATTTACAGGACGAGATCATGTTGAAGATGCACAATGGATACAAAAAGAGTGTGCGAAGTACGGGATTCGTGTAGAAAATAATTTTCTTGAGATAGAAGAGCTATTGGAAGTAAGTACGATACAAAAGGCCGATATGATGCATGATAGTGCCACAATAAGTGAACGAATAGAAGATAGTTTATTATATATGTTTCTTACAAAAAATAGTTTTATTCATGGACAAAGCAGCATGGACTTTCATGAAAAGTTGTCTCCTTATTTTAGACAAGAAGAATTAGAGAAAAGAGTTACACTGTTACGCGATATCGAGGATACTTTGTTACGTCAAATTCATATTATTCCTTTATATCGTAATAAACAAGAGGTAAGTACACATGAAAAAGTTCAAAATATAATGATTAATTCACAAGGTTGGATTGATTTTTATAATATTTGGTTTAAATCTTGA
- a CDS encoding BC_2878 family exosporium-associated protein has product MGCEPKRDCGCCQNSICEFLQSLEPYTKVESIIIAGNEIAVSYFLSFNKKTGIVSFVQEDNEVIFVDCSKIDAIRIGKVCSCKTKVKYIEEDFSLLGNVCPHCLTEGSTIFFDFNNPELNVSFQATTINPPRCTEFTDDLGNVVKQITIVGEAKVSRDFVQVPELVGFRLLLSHLAGDPLNYGLLFINFPDTIFIFILASSGYLSISNCLKIEGGTGDAEIEEMKKMIEDDVNTYKSVVKLTKVYKNGETESFIYKNEL; this is encoded by the coding sequence GTGGGGTGTGAACCGAAACGTGATTGTGGGTGTTGCCAAAATAGTATATGTGAGTTTTTACAGAGTCTAGAACCGTATACAAAAGTTGAAAGTATCATAATAGCAGGAAACGAAATTGCTGTATCTTATTTTCTTTCATTTAATAAGAAAACAGGTATCGTATCATTCGTACAAGAAGACAATGAGGTTATATTTGTCGATTGTTCAAAGATTGATGCAATTCGAATAGGGAAAGTATGTAGTTGCAAAACAAAAGTTAAATATATTGAAGAGGACTTTAGCTTGCTAGGAAATGTTTGCCCGCATTGTTTAACGGAGGGGAGTACAATCTTTTTCGATTTTAACAATCCTGAATTAAATGTGTCTTTCCAAGCAACAACAATTAATCCACCTAGATGTACTGAATTTACAGATGATCTCGGGAATGTAGTAAAGCAAATTACTATAGTAGGTGAGGCGAAAGTTTCTAGAGATTTTGTTCAAGTACCTGAACTGGTAGGTTTTCGATTACTTTTATCACATCTAGCTGGAGACCCTTTAAACTACGGATTATTATTTATTAATTTTCCTGATACGATTTTTATTTTTATATTGGCATCAAGCGGATACCTTTCCATTTCGAACTGTTTAAAAATAGAGGGCGGAACTGGTGATGCCGAAATAGAAGAGATGAAAAAAATGATAGAGGATGACGTTAACACGTACAAATCAGTTGTTAAATTGACTAAAGTATATAAGAACGGTGAGACGGAATCTTTTATTTATAAAAATGAGTTATAA
- a CDS encoding YjgB family protein, whose protein sequence is MMKVYFKIVMLFLAFTCTFALAACKGTDEKKEANPASENHKNEQSNSSEEKKNLEAKPSNEKTTKPSAEQDSKDRILNQKSINHVKDLFELAKEGKVPNVPFGAHTGDIEEIEKAWGKANKTEYTGNGMYATFTNKNVVFGFNKGSQVFDVRSYHAELKLITLQEIEKALGKPSSVKENGEDKIYVYKVNNQYELKFVIPKSTGKVDHISVFSPEDSINKMAG, encoded by the coding sequence ATGATGAAAGTATATTTCAAAATAGTTATGTTATTTCTTGCTTTTACATGCACATTTGCATTAGCAGCATGTAAAGGGACAGACGAAAAAAAGGAAGCAAATCCAGCCTCGGAAAATCATAAAAATGAACAAAGTAATTCTTCAGAAGAAAAGAAAAATCTTGAAGCAAAACCAAGTAATGAAAAAACAACAAAACCATCAGCTGAGCAAGATTCGAAAGATAGAATACTTAATCAAAAATCAATTAACCACGTTAAAGATTTGTTTGAACTAGCAAAAGAAGGAAAGGTACCTAATGTGCCATTTGGAGCCCATACAGGGGATATTGAAGAAATTGAAAAAGCGTGGGGGAAAGCAAATAAAACCGAATATACAGGGAATGGAATGTACGCAACTTTTACAAATAAAAATGTTGTTTTCGGATTTAATAAAGGGTCACAAGTTTTTGATGTACGCTCATATCATGCGGAACTAAAATTGATTACATTACAAGAAATTGAAAAAGCATTAGGAAAACCATCTTCAGTTAAAGAGAATGGTGAAGATAAAATATATGTATACAAAGTAAATAACCAGTATGAATTGAAATTTGTCATTCCAAAATCGACTGGTAAGGTCGATCATATTTCCGTATTTTCGCCAGAGGATAGTATTAATAAAATGGCAGGATAA
- a CDS encoding MDR family MFS transporter: protein MNYLLLRYNKPIFIRLCGELLTRTTESMLALIMIIYVNKMLNGNVIITMLIFGLQPLSDILFTLIAGGITDKYGRKKIMLLGLLLQGVAIGSFVFAQSVFIFALLYVINGIGRSLYIPAQRAQIADLTKQEQQAEIFALLQTMGAIGSVVGPLIGASFYNTHPEYLFIVQSVTLTIYAVVVWTQLPETVPPISKSKQTVEASSPKQFVFKHYAIFGLMVSTLPISFFYAQTETNYRIFAEHVFPNLVFILAFISTCKAILEIILQIFLVKWSERFSMAKIILISYACYTIAAVGFSYSTTILSLFFTLLFLVIGESIALNHLLRFVSEIAPHDKRGLYFSIYGIHWDISRTCGPVIGAVILSKLNGSMLFYICASFLLVGGIVQALFVQSLERKKIVNHPTHNL from the coding sequence TTGAATTATCTCTTACTTCGTTACAATAAACCTATTTTCATTAGACTGTGCGGTGAATTATTAACCCGAACGACTGAATCTATGTTAGCTCTCATTATGATTATTTACGTCAATAAAATGTTAAACGGCAATGTAATAATAACTATGCTGATTTTCGGACTGCAGCCACTTTCAGACATTTTATTTACACTTATTGCTGGAGGAATTACTGATAAATATGGCCGAAAAAAGATTATGTTACTCGGATTATTACTACAAGGTGTTGCAATCGGTAGTTTCGTTTTCGCTCAATCCGTTTTTATATTTGCACTGTTATATGTTATTAATGGTATTGGCCGTTCCTTATACATTCCAGCTCAGCGTGCACAAATTGCTGATTTAACAAAACAAGAGCAGCAAGCAGAGATTTTTGCTCTCCTACAAACGATGGGAGCAATCGGATCCGTAGTCGGCCCTTTAATCGGTGCAAGTTTTTATAATACTCACCCAGAATATTTATTTATCGTGCAAAGTGTAACTCTTACGATATATGCTGTTGTTGTTTGGACCCAGCTCCCAGAAACTGTTCCACCTATAAGTAAGTCGAAACAAACAGTTGAGGCAAGTTCACCAAAGCAATTTGTTTTTAAACATTACGCCATATTCGGTCTTATGGTTTCTACACTTCCTATTAGCTTTTTTTATGCACAAACTGAGACGAATTATCGTATTTTTGCAGAACATGTATTTCCTAATCTCGTATTCATACTCGCATTTATTTCAACATGCAAAGCCATTTTGGAAATCATTCTACAAATCTTCCTCGTAAAATGGTCTGAACGATTTTCTATGGCGAAAATCATCCTTATTTCTTACGCCTGCTATACAATAGCTGCAGTTGGCTTTAGTTATTCAACGACGATATTGTCGTTATTCTTCACCTTACTCTTTTTAGTCATTGGAGAAAGTATTGCTCTAAACCATTTATTACGATTCGTTTCAGAAATTGCACCTCATGATAAACGTGGTTTATATTTTTCAATTTACGGTATACACTGGGATATATCTCGAACGTGTGGACCAGTTATTGGCGCAGTTATATTAAGTAAGTTAAATGGAAGTATGCTGTTTTATATTTGTGCTAGCTTCTTATTAGTTGGAGGTATTGTTCAAGCGCTATTTGTTCAAAGTTTGGAACGTAAAAAAATCGTGAACCATCCTACACATAATTTATAG
- a CDS encoding spore coat protein, producing the protein MDKTCHSDENKKWSALDSSNPHPSFKNASVSEAAAQESKTYQISEESITIVDSADVEVTTTDTKAALSIQAALQAAIVVIISISIADSEKADRVAQELFQKSSIKQINKQETVIRNSRNVTVTTTDTDIAVNVQILLQILLALLVKLNIL; encoded by the coding sequence ATGGACAAAACATGTCATTCAGATGAAAATAAAAAGTGGAGTGCATTAGATTCCTCGAATCCTCATCCATCTTTTAAAAATGCTAGCGTTTCAGAAGCAGCTGCGCAAGAAAGTAAAACGTATCAAATTTCTGAAGAATCTATTACAATTGTAGATTCAGCAGATGTAGAAGTTACTACTACAGATACAAAAGCTGCTTTATCTATTCAAGCAGCATTACAAGCAGCTATCGTGGTTATAATAAGTATTTCTATAGCAGATAGTGAAAAAGCTGACCGTGTAGCACAAGAATTGTTTCAAAAATCATCTATTAAACAAATTAATAAACAAGAAACTGTTATTAGAAATTCTAGAAATGTTACAGTTACGACTACGGATACAGACATAGCAGTAAATGTTCAAATTCTTCTCCAAATTTTATTAGCTTTACTAGTAAAATTAAATATTTTATAA
- a CDS encoding YhbD family protein, protein MSTDLISKKDLLELTGISYGQLYRWKRKNLIPEDWFVRKSTFTGQETFFPKEKILERIDKIQTMKEDLSLDELANMFSPSVREILLTKEEILRKGIASEPVLQFFIEQTNKTAEFQFVDILYVYMLEELLQSGEISLEEGKMVLQVLRENYEAMKHKTCDLIIVRKLGISTCLLVSNVGDLIFEKGTKIVLREAIMKYTEALKTKLL, encoded by the coding sequence TTGAGTACAGATTTAATTTCAAAAAAAGATTTATTAGAACTAACTGGTATTTCATACGGACAGTTATATAGGTGGAAAAGAAAAAATTTAATTCCGGAAGATTGGTTTGTACGAAAATCAACGTTTACAGGTCAAGAGACATTTTTTCCGAAAGAAAAGATATTAGAGCGTATCGATAAAATCCAAACGATGAAAGAGGATTTATCACTTGATGAACTAGCGAACATGTTTTCACCGAGTGTGAGAGAAATTCTTTTAACAAAGGAAGAGATTTTACGCAAGGGGATTGCATCAGAACCAGTTTTACAATTTTTCATAGAACAAACGAATAAAACAGCAGAGTTTCAATTTGTAGACATTCTTTATGTGTACATGTTAGAAGAATTACTACAATCAGGAGAGATTAGTTTAGAAGAAGGAAAAATGGTCTTGCAAGTTTTACGTGAAAATTATGAAGCAATGAAACATAAAACTTGTGACTTAATCATTGTCCGAAAGTTAGGTATTTCTACATGTTTATTAGTTTCAAACGTGGGCGATTTAATTTTTGAAAAAGGCACCAAAATCGTTTTACGCGAAGCGATTATGAAATATACCGAAGCATTAAAAACTAAATTGTTGTAG
- a CDS encoding bactofilin family protein: MRTDNLIINGYGSSNGGEFHKVQLNGKGTVNGNVECEQFECNGYGAVTGDLKSSSARISGSGKVDGTVHAETMRIDGKATITQNVKANSLKIAGKGTIGGNVTGEEFKVNGQATIDGNCEVDTFSSEGQFTIGGLLSADEININIHGTCRAKEIGGQTIKVRHRSGTFSRLFKTVFGLQLEAELLEGDNIDIDYAHIRTVRGNNVTVGANCEIELIEYTGVLTVDKNANVKEIKQV, translated from the coding sequence ATGCGTACAGATAATTTGATTATAAATGGTTACGGTTCATCGAATGGTGGCGAGTTTCATAAAGTGCAATTAAACGGAAAAGGAACTGTGAATGGAAATGTTGAATGTGAGCAATTTGAATGTAACGGTTACGGTGCAGTTACTGGCGATTTGAAAAGTAGCAGTGCACGAATTAGCGGATCTGGTAAAGTTGATGGCACAGTTCATGCTGAAACGATGCGAATTGATGGAAAAGCAACAATTACGCAAAATGTAAAAGCAAACAGTTTGAAAATTGCAGGAAAAGGTACGATAGGTGGAAATGTCACTGGTGAAGAATTTAAAGTCAATGGTCAAGCTACAATTGACGGTAATTGTGAAGTGGATACTTTTTCTTCAGAAGGACAATTTACAATCGGTGGTTTATTAAGCGCAGATGAAATTAATATAAATATTCACGGTACATGTCGAGCGAAAGAAATTGGTGGTCAAACGATTAAAGTAAGACATAGATCAGGTACATTTAGTAGGCTATTTAAAACAGTATTTGGCTTGCAGTTAGAAGCTGAACTATTAGAAGGTGACAATATCGATATTGATTATGCTCACATAAGAACGGTAAGAGGAAACAATGTTACAGTAGGAGCAAACTGTGAGATTGAACTGATTGAATATACCGGTGTTCTTACTGTTGATAAAAATGCAAATGTAAAAGAAATTAAGCAAGTTTAA